In Triticum urartu cultivar G1812 chromosome 6, Tu2.1, whole genome shotgun sequence, the following proteins share a genomic window:
- the LOC125515105 gene encoding uncharacterized protein LOC125515105: MKNKSGGHRRNKSARNEAAAGNKNGRRRRNKSARNGAAADNGDRLSNLPNDLLLNILERVDTLDAIRTCILSKQMLNLPTMLSQFFLSAGSVPGHHDKACVFSRGEVLRTNNAVARVTDSILCTRNPKIAITKLKIRFVLMPHVSLTIGRSVARAMATQKVGAAEFEIITEKAYTDCSPADLLQFANQLNNFVGAFPDAFAGLRRLWLRNMRFGELDITNILSTCKLLASLRLTECDSGIDSVLQVEHAQLVELEVDYGEFSRVELTCLPKLQRVRYNNWYSYEDPLYFGFVPQLSKLSLTKTGVRWEKTLELSQLLANVPNISNLHLDFESEKIWVLPECPKLLTPVLGKLQHVNLDNLPEGCDLAWTMFILEAAPTLEELCVAVRDHWCIMLTDEEARKKNGYCEKADVNWKPYAPDFKHKNLAKLTIYGFQPNDNFKRYIRCVVEHAVNITEISLYDRKVCGSCGDLDPEIKVKVCPSRYPQTAEEMKQITEGLGLASRAVIHFRS, translated from the exons ATGAAGAACAAAAGTGGTGGTCACAGACGCAAT AAATCAGCTCGCAATGAAGCCGCTGCTGGCAACAAGAATGGTCGTCGCAGGCGGAAT AAATCAGCTCGCAATGGAGCCGCTGCTGACAATGGTGACAGGCTTAGCAATCTGCCCAATGACCTCCTGCTCAACATTCTGGAGAGGGTGGACACACTTGATGCTATAAGGACCTGCATCCTCTCCAAGCAAATGCTGAATCTCCCCACCATGCTCTCGCAGTTCTTCTTAAGTGCTGGTTCCGTTCCAGGTCACCATGATAAAGCTTGTGTTTTCAGCCGCGGTGAAGTTCTCCGAACCAACAATGCTGTGGCTCGTGTAACGGATAGCATCTTGTGCACAAGGAATCCGAAGATCGCCATTACTAAACTTAAAATCAGATTCGTCTTGATGCCACATGTCTCTCTCACCATTGGAAGATCTGTTGCCCGTGCCATGGCAACCCAGAAGGTTGGCGCAGCTGAGTTTGAGATCATAACGGAGAAGGCTTATACGGACTGCTCTCCTGCCGATCTTCTCCAATTTGCGAATCAGTTAAATAATTTTGTTGGTGCTTTCCCAGATGCATTTGCTGGACTCAGGCGCCTGTGGCTGCGCAATATGAGGTTTGGTGAACTGGACATCACCAACATTCTCAGCACTTGCAAACTCTTGGCATCTTTGCGTTTAACCGAGTGCGACTCAGGGATCGATTCTGTGCTGCAAGTAGAACATGCTCAGCTTGTTGAGCTTGAGGTAGACTACGGGGAATTTTCAAGAGTTGAGCTGACATGTCTACCAAAACTCCAACGAGTGAGGTATAATAATTGGTACTCTTATGAAGATCCCCTGTATTTTGGTTTTGTACCACAGCTTTCAAAGCTGAGCCTCACTAAAACTGGTGTCCGTTGGGAGAAGACTCTGGAGTTAAGTCAGCTCCTTGCTAATGTTCCGAACATAAGCAATCTGCATCTTGATTTTGAAAGTGAAAAG ATCTGGGTTCTACCAGAATGCCCGAAACTGCTCACGCCTGTGCTCGGCAAACTACAGCATGTGAATCTAGACAATCTTCCTGAAGGATGTGATTTAGCTTGGACGATGTTTATTCTTGAAGCTGCACCCACCCTAGAAGAGCTGTGTGTCGCGGTAAGGGATCATTGGTGCATAATGCTGACAGACGAAGAAGCTCGGAAGAAAAATGGTTACTGCGAAAAGGCAGACGTGAATTGGAAGCCATATGCACCTGATTTCAAGCACAAGAATCTGGCTAAGCTCACCATCTATGGCTTCCAACCCAACGACAATTTTAAGCGATACATCAGATGTGTTGTGGAACATGCGGTTAATATAACAGAGATATCTCTGTACGACAGGAAAGTGTGCGGGAGCTGTGGTGACTTGGATCCCGAGATCAAGGTAAAGGTTTGTCCATCAAGATATCCACAGACAGCCGAGGAGATGAAGCAGATAACTGAGGGGTTGGGTTTGGCTTCGCGTGCTGTGATTCACTTCCGGTCCTAA